One Rosa chinensis cultivar Old Blush chromosome 5, RchiOBHm-V2, whole genome shotgun sequence genomic region harbors:
- the LOC112202984 gene encoding B3 domain-containing transcription factor FUS3, with the protein MSRQRRGNILRTRKAARAAAASSRLAVGKDPSSAVSETPNEQYIYSFCTPDNKKLRMLFEKQLKNSDVGSLGRIVLPKKEAEKYLPSLSDKEGIELRIRDALSTQEWGLKYKYWSNNKSRMYVLENTGDFVRQSGVEVGDSIHLYEDECKNIYVSIHRQAQVRPVHVVKPSSTSYHQQNYTHTNTNTSKRDNTNTAIDHTNSKTHANTTSIYTPYAYNETGTSEVETSSAVVLLQQQRNEQLVETNNMVTLFTDPASSYRQSEEASNTNNDVTRQQQSSTQPAMAGIFGSSSSSSSSPSIVKMAEDNFGDCYEGLGMLPEVVDRFNHSLFDFDDIIRDDKTL; encoded by the exons ATGTCACGCCAAAGAAGAGGCAACATTCTGAGAACAAGAAAAGCTGCTCGTGCCGCGGCTGCTTCTTCAAGGTTGGCAGTAGGGAAGGATCCATCTAGTGCTGTTTCTGAAACGCCGAATGAACAATACATCTACTCATTCTGCACGCCGGATAACAAG AAACTGAGAATGTTGTTCGAAAAACAGCTGAAGAATAGTGACGTTGGATCTTTGGGCCGGATTGTCCTTCCGAAG AAAGAGGCTGAAAAATACCTTCCAAGCCTCTCCGACAAGGAAGGCATAGAGCTGAGAATCAGGGATGCTCTTTCAACCCAAGAATGGGGTTTGAAATACAA ATACTGGTCAAATAACAAAAGCCGAATGTATGTGCTTGAAAACACAG GAGACTTTGTTAGGCAATCTGGAGTGGAGGTGGGAGATAGCATTCATCTTTACGAAGATGAATGCAAGAATATT TACGTCTCCATCCACCGGCAGGCTCAAGTAAGACCAGTCCATGTTGTCAAGCCCTCCTCAACCTCATATCATCAACAAAACTATACCCATACCAACACCAACACCTCTAAAAGAGACAACACCAACACCGCCATCGATCACACCAACAGCAAAACCCATGCCAACACAACAAGCATATACACGCCATACGCCTACAATGAAACCGGAACCAGTGAAGTTGAGACTTCTTCAGCGGTAGTATTACTACAACAACAACGCAATGAACAACTAGTAGAAACAAACAACATGGTGACATTGTTTACGGATCCTGCTTCTTCATATAGACAAAGTGAAGAAGCTAGCAACACCAACAACGACGTCACTAGACAACAACAAAGCTCTACTCAACCAGCTATGGCAGGGATATTCGGGTCCTCATCATCGTCATCGTCCTCACCGAGTATAGTGAAGATGGCTGAGGATAACTTTGGCGACTGCTATGAAGGCCTTGGGATGCTCCCGGAAGTAGTCGATCGTTTTAATCATTCTCTTTTTGATTTTGACGACATAATAAGGGACGACAAGACGTTATAG